The sequence TATTCAGGAATGATTAATAGCTTTGTTTCCTTCGTCTTGTTATCTGAAGCATTGCCATTGTCCAAATTACTTTCACCCTGGCCCAGGCTGTTGCCCTGGTCCGGACTGCCCGTACCCTGTCCAATGTCCGTACCGGTTCCGCCGCCTGTTTCTGTACTTCCGTCATTCAGCTCTGTTCCGGACGAACCCTCACTGCTCCCGCTCGTACTGCCCGAGTCATCGTGACCTGGAGATGCGGTGCCGTTTGGATCTGAAGAGCTTCCGGGTACCGTGATAT comes from Dehalobacter sp. and encodes:
- a CDS encoding LytR family transcriptional regulator, yielding KLADILRLSKAAAAFDSSNMVNQTLPGYGLYLDNISYWEVNPDHAKQVAKNLLLGITTDITIDGTVLDLLSPELQSHITVPGSSSDPNGTASPGHDDSGSTSGSSEGSSGTELNDGSTETGGGTGTDIGQGTGSPDQGNSLGQGESNLDNGNASDNKTKETKLLIIPE